One genomic segment of Streptomyces sp. RKND-216 includes these proteins:
- a CDS encoding IS481 family transposase: MSHRNAPLTPTGRLRLARCVVDDGWPLRRAAERFQVAHTTAARWAGRYRRHGEAGMCDRSSRPHHCPRQTVPELENRVLQLRREHRIGPLRLAVRTGLAPSTCHRILHRHHMPALATLDRATGEPIRRYEHERPGELIHIDVKKLGRIPDGGGHKVLGRAAGRKNRTQTGYAFLHTALDDHTRLAYTEDLPDERANTCAGFLTRATAWFAARGITVERVLTDNAWSYTKNTWRDTCRDLGISPRWTRPWRPQTNGKVERFHRTLLEEWAYHQPYTSEAERQAAFPHWLDWYNYHRPHTGISGNVPASRVTNLTEQHI; encoded by the coding sequence GTGTCCCACCGTAACGCCCCGTTGACTCCGACCGGTCGCCTGCGTCTGGCCCGTTGTGTCGTGGACGACGGGTGGCCGCTGCGGCGGGCAGCCGAGCGGTTCCAGGTCGCTCACACCACCGCCGCCCGCTGGGCAGGCCGCTACCGCCGGCACGGCGAAGCCGGAATGTGTGACCGCTCCAGCCGCCCCCACCACTGCCCACGGCAGACCGTTCCCGAGCTGGAGAACCGCGTGCTGCAACTGCGGCGCGAGCACCGCATCGGCCCTCTGCGACTGGCCGTCCGCACGGGCCTGGCGCCTTCCACCTGCCACCGCATCCTGCACCGCCACCACATGCCCGCACTCGCGACGCTGGACCGCGCCACCGGCGAGCCGATACGCCGCTACGAACACGAGCGACCCGGTGAACTGATCCACATCGATGTCAAGAAACTCGGCCGTATCCCCGACGGCGGCGGCCACAAGGTCCTGGGCCGGGCAGCCGGACGCAAGAACCGCACCCAGACCGGCTACGCCTTCCTGCACACGGCGCTGGACGACCACACACGACTCGCCTACACCGAGGACCTGCCCGATGAGAGGGCCAACACCTGCGCCGGCTTCCTCACCCGCGCTACGGCCTGGTTCGCAGCGCGGGGCATCACCGTTGAGCGGGTGCTGACCGACAACGCCTGGTCCTACACCAAGAACACCTGGCGCGACACCTGCCGTGACCTGGGCATCAGCCCCCGCTGGACGCGGCCCTGGCGACCCCAGACCAACGGAAAGGTCGAACGCTTCCACCGCACCCTGCTGGAAGAATGGGCCTACCACCAGCCCTACACCTCAGAAGCCGAACGCCAAGCCGCCTTCCCCCACTGGCTCGACTGGTACAACTACCACCGACCCCACACCGGCATCAGCGGCAACGTGCCAGCCAGCCGCGTCACCAACCTCACCGAACAACACATCTAG
- a CDS encoding transposase, translating to MYALFNDVSWQHLICDGTPLRVITTASNVNDVTQTLALADGVPPVAGKPGRPREHPAALLGDKGDDSNPNRRDLRERRIQPVISRKGSPNI from the coding sequence TTGTATGCGCTGTTCAACGACGTCAGCTGGCAGCACCTGATCTGCGACGGAACACCCCTGCGGGTGATCACCACGGCCTCGAACGTCAACGACGTCACCCAGACGCTCGCTCTGGCCGACGGCGTCCCGCCTGTGGCCGGCAAGCCCGGCCGCCCACGCGAACACCCCGCAGCCCTCCTCGGCGACAAGGGCGACGACTCCAACCCGAACCGCCGTGACCTGCGCGAACGACGGATCCAGCCCGTGATCTCCCGCAAGGGCTCGCCCAACATCTAG
- a CDS encoding M20/M25/M40 family metallo-hydrolase, which translates to MSQSNPAPERRGEDEVVDLCRDLIRIDTSNFGGNDSRGERAAAEYVASMLAEVGVEPQIIESERGRASVVARIEGEDSSRPGLLIHGHTDVVPANAEDWTHHPFSGEVADGCVWGRGAVDMKDMDAMTLAVMRDRLRSGRRPPRDVVLAFLADEEAGGIYGARYLVDNHPHLFEGVTEAIGEVGGFSFTVNEDLRLYLIETAQKGMHWMRLTVDGTAGHGSMTNDDNAITELCEAVGRLGRHRFPVRVTKTVRSFLDELSDALGTELDPEDMDETLAKLGGIAKIIGATLQNTAAPTQLGAGYKVNVIPGQATAHVDGRFLPGHEEEFLADLDRLLGPRVRREDVHADKALETSFDGALVDAMQSSLRAEDPVARAVPYMLSGGTDAKSFDDLGIRCFGFAPLKLPPELDFAGMFHGVDERVPVEGLKFGVRVLDRFLDQC; encoded by the coding sequence GTGAGCCAGTCGAACCCGGCACCGGAACGCAGGGGCGAGGACGAGGTCGTCGACCTCTGCCGCGATCTGATCCGCATCGACACCAGCAACTTCGGCGGCAACGACTCCCGCGGGGAGCGGGCCGCCGCGGAGTACGTGGCGTCCATGCTGGCCGAGGTCGGCGTGGAGCCGCAGATCATCGAGTCCGAGCGCGGCCGCGCCTCGGTGGTCGCCCGGATCGAGGGCGAGGACTCCTCCCGGCCCGGACTGCTCATCCACGGCCACACCGACGTCGTTCCCGCGAACGCCGAGGACTGGACGCACCACCCGTTCTCCGGGGAGGTCGCCGACGGCTGCGTGTGGGGCCGTGGCGCGGTGGACATGAAGGACATGGACGCCATGACTCTGGCCGTCATGCGCGACCGGCTGCGCAGCGGCCGCCGGCCTCCCCGGGACGTGGTGCTCGCCTTCCTGGCGGACGAGGAGGCGGGCGGCATCTACGGCGCCCGGTACCTGGTCGACAACCACCCGCACCTCTTCGAGGGGGTCACCGAGGCGATCGGCGAGGTCGGCGGCTTCTCCTTCACCGTCAACGAGGACCTGCGGCTCTACCTGATCGAGACGGCCCAGAAGGGCATGCACTGGATGCGGCTCACCGTGGACGGGACCGCCGGCCACGGCTCGATGACCAACGACGACAACGCGATCACCGAGCTGTGCGAGGCGGTCGGACGGCTGGGCCGCCACCGCTTCCCCGTGCGGGTGACCAAGACCGTCCGCTCGTTCCTGGACGAGCTGTCGGACGCGCTGGGCACCGAGCTCGACCCGGAGGACATGGACGAGACGCTCGCCAAGCTCGGCGGCATCGCCAAGATCATCGGCGCCACCCTCCAGAACACCGCCGCTCCCACCCAGCTCGGCGCGGGCTACAAGGTCAACGTCATCCCCGGTCAGGCCACCGCGCACGTCGACGGCAGGTTCCTTCCCGGCCACGAGGAGGAGTTCCTGGCCGACCTGGACCGCCTCCTCGGGCCACGGGTGCGCCGGGAGGACGTGCACGCGGACAAGGCGCTGGAGACGAGCTTCGACGGTGCCCTGGTGGACGCCATGCAGTCCTCGCTGCGCGCGGAGGACCCGGTGGCGCGCGCGGTGCCCTACATGCTGTCGGGCGGCACGGACGCCAAGTCGTTCGACGACCTGGGCATCCGCTGCTTCGGGTTCGCACCGCTCAAGCTGCCTCCGGAGCTCGACTTCGCGGGCATGTTCCACGGCGTCGACGAGCGCGTACCCGTGGAGGGCCTGAAGTTCGGCGTACGGGTGCTGGACCGCTTCCTCGACCAGTGCTGA
- the chpH gene encoding chaplin ChpH, translating to MLKKVVATAAATGSLVLAGAGMAVADAGAKGAAVNSPGVLSGNVVQVPVHVPVNVCGNTVNVIGLLNPAFGNTCIND from the coding sequence ATGCTCAAGAAGGTCGTCGCCACCGCGGCTGCCACCGGCTCCCTGGTGCTCGCTGGTGCGGGCATGGCCGTTGCCGACGCCGGCGCCAAGGGTGCCGCCGTGAACTCCCCGGGCGTGCTGTCCGGCAACGTCGTTCAGGTCCCCGTGCACGTGCCCGTCAACGTGTGCGGCAACACCGTGAACGTCATCGGTCTGCTGAACCCGGCGTTCGGCAACACCTGCATCAACGACTGA
- a CDS encoding chaplin gives MRQVTRKGLITVAAAGGVLAISGGSAFADATADGGAVNSPGVLSGNSVQAPVHVPVNACGNTVNVIALLNPAFGNTCVNDGGDASSQTDGGHQNGGQDAPDAHQGGGHEGGSTAESTTANSPGVGSGNNVQVPVEVPVNACGNSVDVVGLLNPTFGNGCANESGHSPDQPDTPEEPNTPEEPNTPEKPEPKPEGEKPEAPKEQPSAPETQTVATPELAQTGAGYQLETALGMGASLLLGGAVLYRRARAVQR, from the coding sequence ATGCGACAGGTCACCAGAAAAGGCCTGATCACCGTGGCCGCGGCGGGCGGCGTGCTCGCGATCTCGGGGGGCTCTGCCTTCGCCGACGCGACCGCCGACGGCGGTGCCGTGAACTCGCCCGGCGTGCTGTCCGGCAACTCGGTGCAGGCGCCGGTGCATGTGCCGGTCAACGCGTGCGGCAACACCGTGAACGTCATCGCGCTGCTGAACCCGGCATTCGGCAACACCTGCGTCAACGACGGTGGTGACGCCTCCTCGCAGACGGACGGCGGCCACCAGAACGGTGGCCAGGACGCGCCGGACGCTCACCAGGGCGGCGGTCACGAAGGCGGCAGCACCGCCGAGAGCACCACCGCCAACTCGCCGGGTGTCGGCTCGGGCAACAACGTGCAGGTGCCCGTCGAGGTGCCGGTCAACGCCTGCGGGAACAGCGTCGACGTGGTCGGACTGCTCAACCCGACCTTCGGCAACGGCTGCGCGAACGAGTCGGGGCACAGCCCCGACCAGCCGGACACCCCGGAGGAGCCGAACACTCCGGAGGAGCCGAACACCCCGGAGAAGCCCGAGCCCAAGCCCGAGGGCGAGAAGCCGGAAGCCCCGAAGGAGCAGCCGAGCGCCCCGGAGACCCAGACGGTCGCCACGCCGGAACTCGCCCAGACCGGCGCCGGCTACCAGCTGGAGACGGCCCTGGGTATGGGCGCGAGCCTGCTGCTCGGCGGGGCCGTGCTGTACCGCCGCGCCCGCGCCGTCCAGCGCTGA
- a CDS encoding DUF5703 family protein, translated as MPEYEFRDVYVPRGVSRKAATQLLTDHAEYGHWELDRLRLFPDGSRRVRLRRRIIRQLRATW; from the coding sequence ATGCCGGAATACGAATTTCGCGATGTGTACGTTCCGCGTGGGGTCTCCCGCAAGGCCGCCACGCAGCTCCTCACCGACCACGCCGAGTACGGACACTGGGAACTGGACAGGCTGCGGCTGTTTCCGGACGGCAGCCGGCGCGTCAGGCTGCGCCGCCGCATCATCCGCCAGCTGCGCGCCACCTGGTGA